The following coding sequences lie in one Heyndrickxia oleronia genomic window:
- a CDS encoding aspartate kinase, which produces MGVVVLKFGGTSVGNVERIKNTANRILDEKKMGNQVVVVVSAMGKTTDQLVTLAKELSSYPNKREMDMLLSTGEQVTISLLSMALAEKGHSAISFTGWQAGILTESVHSNARIIDIDQKRIINQLAEGNIVIVAGFQGVSTDGEITTLGRGGSDTTAVALAAALEAEKCVIYTDVTGVYTSDPRFIPQARKLEAISYDEMLELSNLGAGVLHSRAVEFAKNYQIPLEVCSSLERVAGTVIEEEVTVEKSLVVRGVAFEGDITRITIFGLKNSFQNLSSVFTTLANNNINVDIIIQNQTDGEDAYLSFSIKNDDLHDTSKILEDYQETLGFDHFEYEAGLAKVSIIGSGMISNPGVAAKMFSTLAEQNIMIKMVSTSEIKVSTVIEEQQMIKAVESLHTAFGLDLVAMK; this is translated from the coding sequence TTGGGAGTTGTAGTACTAAAATTTGGTGGAACCTCGGTTGGAAATGTTGAGCGTATTAAAAACACTGCAAATCGAATTTTAGATGAAAAAAAGATGGGAAATCAAGTGGTCGTTGTTGTTTCAGCAATGGGTAAAACAACCGATCAACTTGTAACTCTAGCAAAGGAACTATCAAGCTATCCAAATAAAAGGGAAATGGATATGCTATTATCGACTGGAGAGCAGGTGACAATATCACTTCTCTCTATGGCATTAGCAGAAAAAGGTCATTCAGCGATTTCATTTACAGGTTGGCAGGCAGGTATATTAACCGAATCTGTACATAGTAACGCTCGTATTATTGATATTGACCAAAAAAGGATTATTAACCAATTGGCTGAAGGGAATATTGTGATTGTTGCAGGCTTTCAAGGTGTATCAACGGATGGAGAAATTACAACTTTGGGTAGAGGTGGTTCAGATACAACTGCAGTAGCTCTGGCTGCCGCATTAGAAGCAGAAAAGTGTGTAATATATACGGATGTAACCGGTGTATATACTTCTGATCCAAGATTTATACCACAAGCAAGAAAGCTTGAAGCCATTTCCTATGATGAAATGCTAGAGCTTAGTAATTTAGGTGCAGGAGTCTTGCATTCCCGGGCTGTTGAATTTGCTAAAAATTATCAAATTCCATTAGAAGTATGTTCAAGTTTAGAAAGAGTAGCCGGTACAGTTATTGAGGAGGAAGTTACAGTGGAAAAAAGTTTAGTAGTCCGTGGAGTCGCATTTGAGGGAGATATTACAAGAATTACTATCTTTGGTTTGAAAAATAGCTTTCAAAATCTTTCATCCGTTTTTACTACATTAGCAAATAACAATATAAACGTGGACATCATTATTCAAAATCAAACAGACGGAGAGGATGCTTATCTTTCATTTTCGATAAAAAATGATGATCTACATGATACAAGTAAAATTTTAGAAGATTATCAAGAAACATTGGGTTTTGATCATTTTGAATATGAAGCTGGTCTTGCAAAAGTATCGATCATTGGTTCTGGGATGATCTCAAATCCCGGTGTAGCAGCAAAGATGTTTTCCACATTAGCTGAACAAAATATAATGATTAAAATGGTAAGTACTTCTGAAATAAAAGTATCTACAGTTATCGAAGAGCAACAGATGATTAAGGCAGTAGAATCATTACATACTGCTTTTGGTCTTGATTTAGTCGCAATGAAATAA
- a CDS encoding YslB family protein translates to MNTENLDLSVPAFGYELIRDILIPDILGKETPEILYWSGKHLARKFPLVSMDEIISFFEEAGWGSLHLIKEDKKGMELELTSSIISRQFDLKTESCFKLEAGFIAEQIQTQRKLRTEAYEEIIKRHRKIKLIVRWDVKDTDI, encoded by the coding sequence ATGAACACAGAAAATTTGGATCTTAGCGTTCCTGCCTTTGGATACGAATTGATTCGTGATATATTGATACCAGATATACTTGGTAAAGAAACACCTGAAATATTATATTGGTCTGGGAAACATCTCGCAAGAAAATTTCCTCTTGTATCAATGGATGAGATAATATCCTTTTTTGAAGAAGCAGGCTGGGGATCTCTTCATTTGATAAAAGAAGATAAAAAGGGAATGGAGCTTGAACTCACAAGTTCCATTATAAGCCGACAATTTGATTTAAAAACTGAAAGTTGCTTTAAATTAGAAGCAGGTTTTATCGCTGAACAAATTCAAACACAACGCAAGCTAAGAACTGAGGCATATGAAGAAATCATTAAACGTCATAGAAAAATCAAATTAATTGTTCGTTGGGATGTCAAGGATACGGATATTTAA
- a CDS encoding succinate dehydrogenase cytochrome b558 subunit produces the protein MAGNREFLNRRLHSLLGVVPIGIFLIVHLVVNHFATGGEESFNNAVGFMESLPFLIFLEIIVIYLPLLFHAIYGLYIAFTAKNNTSKLGYFRNWMFLFQRISGVIVLIFLAWHVYETRIQAALGNAELNFNLMEDVFSNPWMIGFYIVGLIATTFHFSNGLWSFCVSWGITQSPRSQQIASYVVLVVFVVLSIIGIRAIFAFV, from the coding sequence GTGGCCGGAAATCGTGAGTTTTTAAATCGCAGATTGCATTCATTACTAGGAGTTGTGCCAATTGGAATATTCTTAATTGTCCACCTAGTTGTGAACCATTTTGCAACAGGCGGAGAAGAATCATTCAACAATGCTGTAGGCTTCATGGAAAGTCTACCATTCCTTATTTTCCTTGAAATTATTGTTATTTATTTACCTTTGCTGTTCCATGCAATTTATGGATTATACATTGCGTTTACAGCAAAAAACAATACGAGTAAATTGGGTTATTTTCGAAATTGGATGTTTCTGTTCCAACGAATTTCAGGAGTAATCGTGTTAATCTTTCTTGCATGGCACGTATATGAAACTCGAATTCAAGCAGCTTTAGGGAATGCAGAACTTAATTTCAACTTAATGGAAGATGTATTTTCAAACCCATGGATGATAGGGTTCTACATAGTTGGATTAATTGCAACTACTTTCCACTTCTCTAATGGTTTATGGTCTTTCTGTGTTAGCTGGGGAATTACACAATCTCCACGTTCACAACAAATTGCTAGTTATGTTGTATTAGTAGTATTTGTCGTATTATCAATAATTGGAATTCGTGCAATATTCGCTTTCGTATAA
- the sdhA gene encoding succinate dehydrogenase flavoprotein subunit: protein MSRGKIIVVGGGLAGLMSTVKIAEAGKQVDLFSLVPVKRSHSVCAQGGINGAVNTKGEGDSPWIHFDDTVYGGDFLANQPPVKAMCEAAPGIIHLFDRMGVMFNRTPEGLLDFRRFGGTQHHRTAFAGATTGQQLLYALDEQVRRHEVAGLVNKFEGWEFLGIVQDDEGVCRGIVAQNLTSMEIQAFEADAVIIASGGPGIIFGKSTNSIINTGSAASIVYQQGATYANGEFIQIHPTAIPGDDKLRLMSESARGEGGRVWTYKDGKPWYFLEEKYPAYGNLVPRDIATREIFNVCVDMKLGINGENMVYLDLSHKDPHELDVKLGGIIEIYEKFVGEDPHKVPMKIFPAVHYSMGGLWVDYKQHTKIQGLFAAGECDYSQHGGNRLGANSLLSAIYGGMVAGPEAVNYINGLEKSTDSLSSSIFDQAIKKEEEKWNDILSLDGNENAYLLHKELGEWMTDNVTVVRYNDRLQKTDDKILELMERYNNINVNDTAKWSNQGATFTRQLKNMLHLARVITIGALNRNESRGAHYKPEFAKRNDEEWLKTTMADFDASTNTPKFSYEDVDVSLIKPRERDYTKKH from the coding sequence GTGAGTAGAGGAAAAATCATCGTAGTCGGCGGTGGATTAGCTGGCTTGATGTCAACAGTAAAAATTGCAGAGGCAGGAAAACAAGTAGATTTATTTTCATTAGTGCCAGTCAAACGTTCTCACTCTGTTTGTGCACAAGGTGGAATTAACGGTGCAGTGAATACAAAGGGTGAAGGAGATTCACCATGGATTCACTTTGATGATACCGTTTACGGCGGAGATTTTTTGGCTAATCAGCCTCCGGTTAAAGCGATGTGTGAAGCAGCGCCAGGAATTATTCATTTATTCGATCGTATGGGTGTAATGTTTAACCGTACACCAGAAGGTTTATTAGACTTCCGTCGTTTCGGTGGAACTCAACATCACCGTACAGCTTTCGCAGGAGCAACGACTGGTCAACAGTTATTGTACGCGCTCGATGAACAAGTTCGCCGCCATGAAGTAGCAGGTCTAGTAAATAAATTTGAAGGCTGGGAATTTTTAGGGATTGTTCAAGATGATGAAGGAGTTTGTCGTGGAATTGTTGCTCAAAACTTGACATCAATGGAAATTCAAGCTTTTGAGGCAGACGCAGTTATTATTGCATCAGGTGGTCCTGGTATCATTTTCGGAAAATCCACAAACTCCATTATAAATACTGGTTCAGCTGCATCTATTGTTTACCAACAAGGTGCAACTTATGCAAATGGTGAGTTTATTCAGATCCATCCAACGGCTATTCCTGGTGATGACAAATTACGTCTCATGAGTGAATCAGCACGTGGGGAAGGTGGACGAGTTTGGACATATAAAGATGGGAAACCATGGTATTTCCTTGAAGAAAAATATCCTGCTTATGGAAACCTAGTACCTAGAGATATCGCCACTCGTGAAATTTTTAATGTGTGTGTAGATATGAAACTTGGAATTAATGGGGAAAACATGGTATATCTAGATTTATCCCATAAGGATCCACATGAGCTTGATGTAAAACTTGGTGGTATCATTGAAATATATGAAAAATTTGTTGGTGAAGACCCACATAAAGTACCTATGAAAATCTTCCCTGCTGTCCATTATTCAATGGGTGGATTATGGGTTGACTATAAACAACATACAAAGATCCAAGGCTTATTTGCTGCTGGTGAATGTGATTATTCTCAGCATGGTGGTAACCGTTTAGGAGCTAACTCCTTACTATCTGCTATTTATGGTGGTATGGTTGCTGGTCCTGAAGCAGTAAATTATATTAATGGATTAGAAAAGAGCACGGATAGCTTATCTTCTTCGATTTTCGATCAGGCTATTAAAAAAGAAGAAGAAAAATGGAATGATATTTTATCATTAGATGGTAATGAAAATGCATATCTTCTTCACAAAGAACTTGGGGAATGGATGACTGATAATGTAACGGTTGTACGTTACAATGACCGTCTTCAAAAAACTGATGATAAAATACTTGAATTGATGGAGCGCTATAATAACATCAACGTAAATGATACAGCAAAATGGAGTAACCAGGGTGCAACATTTACACGTCAGTTAAAAAATATGCTTCATCTTGCTCGTGTCATTACGATTGGTGCATTAAATCGTAATGAAAGTCGTGGTGCTCATTACAAACCGGAATTCGCAAAACGTAATGACGAAGAATGGTTAAAAACGACTATGGCTGATTTCGATGCTTCTACGAATACTCCGAAATTTAGCTACGAGGATGTAGATGTATCCCTTATTAAGCCTCGTGAACGCGACTACACTAAGAAACATTAA
- the sdhB gene encoding succinate dehydrogenase iron-sulfur subunit, whose protein sequence is MSEQKTVRFIITRQDNPNSAPYQEEFVLPYRPNMNVISSLMEIRRNPVNAKGEKTTPITWDMNCLEEVCGACSMVINGKPRQSCSALIDKLEQPIRLEPMRTFPVIRDLQVDRSRMFDSLKKVKAWIPIDGTYDLGEGPRMPEKKRQWAYELSKCMTCGVCLEACPNVNSKSNFIGPAPLSQVRLFNSHPTGAMNKDERLEAIMGDGGLANCGNSQNCVQSCPKGIPLTTSIASLNRAATFQMFKNFFGSDHMVD, encoded by the coding sequence ATGAGTGAACAAAAAACGGTACGCTTTATTATTACTCGTCAAGATAATCCAAATTCTGCTCCGTACCAAGAAGAATTTGTATTACCGTATCGTCCAAATATGAACGTAATTTCATCATTAATGGAAATTCGTCGGAATCCAGTAAATGCAAAAGGTGAAAAGACAACACCTATTACTTGGGATATGAACTGTTTGGAAGAAGTTTGTGGCGCCTGTTCAATGGTTATAAATGGAAAGCCTAGACAGTCCTGTTCTGCTTTAATTGATAAACTGGAACAACCGATTCGTTTAGAACCAATGCGTACATTCCCAGTTATTCGTGACCTGCAAGTAGATCGCAGTCGTATGTTTGATTCCTTGAAAAAGGTAAAGGCATGGATTCCAATTGATGGTACTTATGATCTAGGTGAAGGGCCACGTATGCCAGAGAAAAAACGTCAATGGGCATATGAATTATCTAAATGTATGACTTGTGGTGTTTGCTTAGAAGCATGTCCGAATGTAAATAGCAAATCCAATTTTATTGGACCGGCTCCACTATCACAAGTTCGTTTATTTAATAGCCACCCTACAGGTGCAATGAATAAAGATGAGCGTTTAGAAGCAATCATGGGAGATGGAGGACTTGCAAACTGTGGTAACTCTCAAAACTGTGTGCAATCTTGTCCAAAAGGTATTCCTTTGACTACTTCCATCGCTTCATTAAATCGTGCAGCTACATTCCAAATGTTTAAAAACTTCTTCGGAAGCGATCATATGGTAGATTAA
- a CDS encoding acyl-CoA thioesterase — protein sequence MKNISYIENFDEWRKGFSFYHPITVRFSETDMFGHLNNTVPFTYFEEARIEFLKQKAFMQDWIKETTHAIPVVADLQCDYIKQVFFGETLNIFVKANKVGTSSVDIHYMAVNEQNEICFVGRGAMVQISTETGKGIPWTEEEKLKLVNSY from the coding sequence ATGAAAAATATATCCTATATAGAAAACTTTGATGAATGGAGAAAAGGCTTTTCTTTTTATCATCCTATAACTGTTCGTTTTTCAGAAACAGATATGTTTGGTCACTTAAATAACACAGTTCCATTTACTTATTTTGAGGAGGCGAGAATTGAATTTTTAAAACAAAAAGCATTTATGCAAGATTGGATAAAGGAGACAACTCATGCAATTCCCGTTGTAGCTGATCTACAATGTGATTACATAAAGCAGGTATTTTTCGGTGAGACGCTTAATATTTTTGTTAAGGCTAATAAAGTTGGAACCTCTTCGGTAGATATTCATTATATGGCAGTAAATGAACAAAATGAAATTTGTTTTGTCGGAAGAGGTGCAATGGTTCAAATTTCAACAGAGACAGGGAAAGGAATACCTTGGACTGAAGAGGAAAAATTAAAATTAGTTAATAGTTATTAA
- a CDS encoding helix-turn-helix domain-containing protein has protein sequence MKDNEFTHKPLLTKREREVFELLVQDKTTKEIASELFISEKTVRNHISNAMQKLGVKGRSQAVVELLRMGELKL, from the coding sequence TTGAAGGACAACGAATTCACACACAAACCGCTGCTTACAAAAAGAGAAAGAGAAGTGTTCGAGCTGTTAGTTCAAGATAAGACAACAAAAGAAATTGCAAGCGAATTGTTTATAAGCGAGAAAACAGTTCGAAATCATATTTCCAATGCCATGCAAAAGCTTGGAGTCAAGGGGCGTTCTCAAGCTGTAGTGGAACTTCTTCGCATGGGAGAATTAAAGCTTTAA
- a CDS encoding MarR family winged helix-turn-helix transcriptional regulator — translation MNNEGNVQQHPKDIVATIEKDLRYISAIIKQKGRELLSNYTITPPQFVALQWLFEEGDMTIGELSNKMYLAFSTTTDLIDRMEKNELVVRVKDPHDRRVVRIHLLDKGKQMIDEVIQKRQGYLQDILFNFSSDEVLQLKDSLMKLHQEMREE, via the coding sequence ATGAATAATGAAGGAAATGTACAACAACATCCAAAAGATATTGTTGCAACAATAGAAAAGGATCTGCGTTATATCTCAGCAATTATTAAGCAAAAGGGCAGGGAATTATTAAGTAATTATACGATCACGCCTCCGCAATTTGTTGCCTTACAGTGGCTATTTGAAGAAGGGGACATGACAATTGGTGAATTATCGAATAAAATGTATTTAGCATTTAGTACTACTACTGATTTAATCGATCGCATGGAAAAGAACGAATTAGTTGTGAGGGTAAAAGATCCGCATGATCGACGAGTAGTACGTATTCACCTTTTGGATAAAGGGAAACAAATGATAGATGAAGTCATTCAAAAAAGACAAGGATATTTACAAGATATTCTTTTTAATTTTTCTTCAGATGAGGTTCTTCAATTAAAAGACAGCCTCATGAAATTACATCAAGAAATGAGAGAAGAATGA